One genomic region from Cellulomonas hominis encodes:
- a CDS encoding mannitol dehydrogenase family protein encodes MITHLEHRQAAPTGLRLSRAAGHGRPTAPVRIVHLGLGNFFRAHQAWYTDNAPDAADWGIAAFTGLSRDLADALAPQDGLYTLVTRAPDGERLRVVSSVSAVHGGDEHDAWLGYWADRAVAVATFTVTEAGYVRGPDGGLDTSRADVRADVAALRADPHAPVTTVPARVVAGLRLRRSTGAGPMTLLPCDNLPENGAALRRVVLDLADLVDPGLAAWIAEHVAFATTMVDRITPATTAEERDAVRAATGLADTAPVRTEPYSEWVIAGTFPAGRPAWEEAGAQIVEDVLPFEQRKLWLLNGAHSLLAYAGGVLGHRTVAEAVADPWVRGWVEAWWDEASRHLDLPDDDLLAYRRALVERFGNPRIEHLLAQIAADGSEKLPVRVGPVLAAECAAGRLPLGASTVVAGWALHLRGRGAPLSEARPDRVAGLADGDLADTVRAVLDRLGPGLGGHEPLVATVLDGARALEALAEA; translated from the coding sequence GTGATCACCCACCTGGAGCACCGCCAGGCCGCGCCGACCGGGTTGCGGCTCTCCCGCGCGGCCGGGCACGGCCGCCCGACCGCACCGGTGCGGATCGTGCACCTGGGCCTCGGCAACTTCTTCCGCGCGCACCAGGCCTGGTACACGGACAACGCGCCGGACGCCGCGGACTGGGGCATCGCCGCGTTCACCGGCCTCTCGCGCGACCTCGCGGACGCGCTCGCCCCGCAGGACGGCCTGTACACGCTGGTCACGCGGGCGCCGGACGGGGAGCGGCTGCGGGTGGTGTCGTCGGTGTCGGCCGTGCACGGCGGGGACGAGCACGACGCCTGGCTGGGGTACTGGGCGGACCGCGCGGTCGCCGTGGCGACGTTCACCGTGACCGAGGCCGGCTACGTCCGCGGCCCCGACGGCGGCCTGGACACGAGCCGCGCGGACGTGCGCGCCGACGTCGCCGCGCTGCGCGCCGACCCGCACGCCCCGGTGACGACCGTCCCCGCGCGGGTGGTCGCCGGCCTGCGCCTGCGCCGCTCGACCGGCGCCGGCCCGATGACGCTGCTGCCGTGCGACAACCTGCCGGAGAACGGCGCGGCGCTGCGGCGGGTGGTGCTGGACCTCGCGGACCTGGTGGACCCGGGGCTCGCGGCGTGGATCGCCGAGCACGTCGCGTTCGCCACCACGATGGTCGACCGGATCACCCCCGCCACGACGGCGGAGGAGCGGGACGCGGTCCGCGCGGCGACGGGCCTGGCCGACACCGCGCCGGTCCGCACCGAGCCGTACTCCGAGTGGGTCATCGCCGGCACCTTCCCGGCGGGCCGCCCGGCCTGGGAGGAGGCGGGCGCGCAGATCGTGGAGGACGTGCTGCCCTTCGAGCAGCGCAAGCTCTGGCTGCTCAACGGCGCGCACTCCCTGCTGGCCTACGCGGGCGGCGTCCTCGGGCACCGCACGGTCGCCGAGGCGGTCGCCGACCCGTGGGTGCGCGGCTGGGTCGAGGCGTGGTGGGACGAGGCGAGCCGGCACCTGGATCTGCCGGACGACGACCTCCTCGCGTACCGGCGCGCCCTGGTGGAGCGGTTCGGCAACCCGCGCATCGAGCACCTGCTGGCGCAGATCGCCGCCGACGGCTCCGAGAAGCTGCCCGTGCGGGTGGGGCCGGTGCTCGCCGCCGAATGCGCGGCGGGCCGGCTGCCGCTCGGCGCGAGCACGGTCGTCGCGGGGTGGGCGCTGCACCTGCGGGGCCGCGGCGCGCCCCTGTCCGAGGCCCGCCCGGACCGCGTCGCCGGGCTCGCGGACGGCGACCTTGCCGACACGGTGCGCGCCGTCCTCGACCGGCTGGGGCCCGGGCTCGGCGGGCACGAGCCGCTCGTGGCGACCGTGCTCGACGGGGCCCGGGCGCTCGAAGCGCTGGCGGAGGCCTGA
- a CDS encoding beta-galactosidase: MTDARLPRTSAIAFGGDYNPEQWDPAVWAADYAAFDAARITTVTLGVFAWSLTQPAEDRFDFTVLDAIVRRAADEGRRICLATGTGALSPWIARAYPEVTRVDFEGRRHRYGQRHNACWSSPVFRRLAAGVAGRIAERYADEPAVVAWHIGNEYGGDGGACYCDLCAAEFRTWLRARYGTLDALNEAWNTTFWSHRFGDWDEIEPPSALTEHWRGRTHTAFQGITLDYYRFSTDNAIRQFREEKAAVGAHSDLPVTTNLMGFFQPLDYHRWAPHLDFASWDNYPPRSDEPWRTALTHDLVRGLKGGAPFWLMEQTPTVTASRDVNPVRRPGIMRLWSWQAVAHGADAVLFFQMRASRGACEMTHGAVLDHSGRLDTRAFREVAGLGDELERVGDVLLGARTPARAALLVDWDSWWAVEMADGPNRLVRYLPTVLAWGRAFWDAGAQVDVVPVTADLSGYDVVAAPLLHLVKGDLPERLAAVAARGGTVLTGYLSGRVDEDDRRFLADVPGPLAGLAGLRVAETDAAEPEVVNPVAFPGGPIVDARMVFEVLVPEGAEVMARYGADFYAGEPAVTRNRVPADGGDEGHVWYLGTELAQDGLAHVVRAALDRHGLLGPYADVPGLELATRVTPAGDRVDLVLHHGTEPVTVPAHADGTDLLTGARWRRGEPVALAPADVVVLRR, encoded by the coding sequence ATGACCGACGCCCGGCTGCCGCGCACGTCCGCGATCGCGTTCGGGGGCGACTACAACCCCGAGCAGTGGGACCCCGCCGTCTGGGCCGCCGACTACGCCGCCTTCGACGCCGCCCGGATCACCACCGTCACGCTCGGGGTGTTCGCGTGGTCGCTCACCCAGCCCGCCGAGGACCGGTTCGACTTCACGGTCCTGGACGCGATCGTGCGGCGCGCGGCCGACGAGGGCCGACGGATCTGCCTCGCCACCGGGACCGGCGCGCTCTCCCCGTGGATCGCCCGGGCGTACCCCGAGGTGACCCGGGTGGACTTCGAGGGCCGCCGGCACCGGTACGGCCAGCGGCACAACGCCTGCTGGAGCTCGCCGGTGTTCCGGCGCCTGGCGGCGGGAGTCGCCGGCCGGATCGCGGAGCGCTACGCCGACGAGCCCGCCGTGGTCGCGTGGCACATCGGCAACGAGTACGGCGGCGACGGCGGGGCCTGCTACTGCGACCTGTGCGCGGCGGAGTTCCGGACCTGGCTGCGCGCCCGGTACGGGACGCTCGACGCCCTGAACGAGGCGTGGAACACCACGTTCTGGTCGCACCGGTTCGGGGACTGGGACGAGATCGAGCCGCCCAGCGCCCTCACCGAGCACTGGCGGGGCCGCACCCACACGGCCTTCCAGGGCATCACGCTCGACTACTACCGGTTCAGCACGGACAACGCGATCCGGCAGTTCCGTGAGGAGAAGGCGGCGGTCGGCGCCCACTCCGACCTGCCGGTCACCACGAACCTCATGGGCTTCTTCCAGCCGCTGGACTACCACCGCTGGGCGCCGCACCTGGACTTCGCCTCGTGGGACAACTACCCGCCGCGGAGCGACGAGCCGTGGCGCACCGCGCTGACGCACGACCTGGTGCGCGGGCTCAAGGGCGGGGCGCCGTTCTGGCTGATGGAGCAGACCCCGACCGTCACCGCGTCCCGGGACGTGAACCCGGTCCGCCGGCCCGGGATCATGCGGCTGTGGTCCTGGCAGGCCGTGGCGCACGGCGCCGACGCGGTGCTGTTCTTCCAGATGCGCGCCTCCCGCGGGGCCTGCGAGATGACGCACGGCGCGGTGCTCGACCACTCCGGCCGGCTGGACACGCGCGCCTTCCGGGAGGTCGCGGGGCTGGGCGACGAGCTCGAGCGGGTCGGGGACGTCCTGCTGGGCGCACGGACGCCGGCGCGGGCCGCGCTGCTGGTCGACTGGGACTCGTGGTGGGCGGTCGAGATGGCGGACGGGCCGAACCGGCTGGTCCGCTACCTGCCGACGGTGCTCGCGTGGGGCCGGGCGTTCTGGGACGCCGGCGCGCAGGTGGACGTCGTGCCCGTGACCGCGGACCTGTCCGGCTACGACGTGGTGGCCGCGCCGCTGCTGCACCTGGTGAAGGGGGACCTGCCGGAGCGGCTCGCCGCGGTGGCGGCCCGGGGCGGGACCGTGCTGACCGGCTACCTGTCCGGGCGGGTCGACGAGGACGACCGGCGGTTCCTCGCCGACGTCCCGGGCCCGCTGGCCGGGCTCGCGGGGCTGCGGGTGGCGGAGACCGACGCCGCCGAGCCGGAGGTCGTGAACCCGGTGGCGTTCCCGGGCGGCCCGATCGTCGACGCGCGGATGGTCTTCGAGGTGCTGGTGCCCGAGGGCGCCGAGGTGATGGCCCGGTACGGCGCCGACTTCTACGCGGGGGAGCCCGCGGTGACCCGGAACCGGGTTCCCGCCGACGGGGGCGACGAGGGGCACGTCTGGTACCTCGGGACCGAGCTCGCGCAGGACGGCCTGGCGCACGTGGTGCGCGCGGCCCTCGACCGGCACGGCCTGCTCGGCCCCTACGCCGACGTGCCGGGGCTCGAGCTGGCGACCCGGGTCACGCCCGCGGGCGACCGCGTCGACCTGGTGCTGCACCACGGCACCGAGCCGGTCACGGTGCCCGCGCACGCCGACGGGACCGACCTGCTCACGGGCGCGCGGTGGCGGCGCGGGGAGCCCGTCGCGCTCGCGCCGGCCGACGTGGTGGTGCTGCGGCGTTGA
- a CDS encoding GH39 family glycosyl hydrolase translates to MRTVVPPTPIGTLPDAWRACVGTGRLNLALRSDYRDSLARVQEDIGFRYIRGHGLFSDDLGIHRAYRTGSRREVLHAFRYLDQVVDGWLAACVRPFLETGFMPSGLASGDRTVFWWRGNVTPPADPAEWADLVRATLRHLVDRYGLDEVRTWPVEVWNEPNLPHFWSGDQRDYLDLYRVTADAVKSVDADIAVGGPAISPGSDDWWEPFAEFVTSHDVPVDFVSRHAYTSGPAQHVPFGVYQTLAPPQGLLDQFGAPRAHLAGTPLADLPVHITEFNTSYRPDNPIHDTAYNAAYLAPVLAGGGEHADSFSYWTFCDVFEEEGVPAALFHGGFGMLTHGQVPKPTYHLYAFLARMGPQVLARGEDHLVTRTPEGRVTVLAWQPVRGTGDDFTADPRHTVRLSVPVAGSRVVALRSTVSEDEGNAWAAWRDLGRPRSPHPRVLDRIREAAEPVRGRAVLPVEAGRADLDLVLGRHEVCLVELEPVADETPAWLDDARLLGDPVAEP, encoded by the coding sequence GTGCGCACCGTCGTGCCCCCCACCCCGATCGGCACCCTCCCGGACGCCTGGCGCGCCTGCGTCGGCACCGGCCGCCTCAACCTCGCCCTGCGGTCCGACTACCGCGACTCGCTGGCCCGGGTCCAGGAGGACATCGGGTTCCGGTACATCCGCGGGCACGGGCTGTTCAGCGACGACCTCGGCATCCACCGGGCCTACCGGACCGGGAGCCGCCGCGAGGTGCTGCACGCCTTCCGCTACCTGGACCAGGTCGTCGACGGCTGGCTCGCCGCCTGCGTCCGCCCGTTCCTGGAGACCGGGTTCATGCCGTCCGGCCTGGCGTCGGGGGACCGGACCGTGTTCTGGTGGCGCGGGAACGTCACCCCGCCCGCCGACCCCGCCGAGTGGGCGGACCTGGTGCGCGCCACGCTGCGGCACCTGGTCGACCGGTACGGCCTGGACGAGGTGCGGACCTGGCCCGTCGAGGTGTGGAACGAGCCGAACCTGCCGCACTTCTGGAGCGGCGACCAGCGGGACTACCTCGACCTGTACCGCGTGACGGCGGACGCCGTGAAGTCGGTCGACGCGGACATCGCCGTCGGCGGGCCCGCGATCTCCCCGGGGTCCGACGACTGGTGGGAGCCGTTCGCCGAGTTCGTGACGAGCCACGACGTGCCGGTGGACTTCGTCAGCCGGCACGCCTACACCTCCGGGCCCGCCCAGCACGTGCCGTTCGGGGTGTACCAGACGCTCGCACCCCCGCAGGGGCTGCTCGACCAGTTCGGCGCCCCGCGCGCGCACCTGGCCGGCACCCCGCTCGCGGACCTCCCGGTGCACATCACCGAGTTCAACACCTCGTACCGGCCGGACAACCCGATCCACGACACCGCCTACAACGCCGCGTACCTGGCCCCGGTGCTCGCGGGCGGCGGCGAGCACGCGGACTCCTTCTCCTACTGGACGTTCTGCGACGTGTTCGAGGAGGAGGGCGTGCCGGCCGCGCTGTTCCACGGCGGCTTCGGCATGCTGACGCACGGCCAGGTCCCGAAGCCGACGTACCACCTCTACGCGTTCCTGGCCCGGATGGGCCCGCAGGTGCTGGCACGCGGCGAGGACCACCTCGTGACCCGGACCCCGGAGGGACGGGTGACGGTGCTGGCGTGGCAGCCCGTGCGCGGCACGGGGGACGACTTCACCGCCGACCCGCGGCACACCGTGCGGCTGTCGGTGCCGGTCGCCGGGTCCCGCGTGGTCGCGCTGCGGTCGACGGTCAGCGAGGACGAGGGCAACGCGTGGGCCGCCTGGCGCGACCTGGGCCGGCCGCGCTCCCCGCACCCCCGCGTGCTGGACCGGATCCGCGAGGCCGCCGAGCCGGTGCGCGGCCGCGCCGTGCTGCCCGTCGAGGCGGGGCGCGCGGACCTCGACCTGGTGCTCGGCCGGCACGAGGTCTGCCTCGTGGAGCTCGAGCCCGTCGCGGACGAGACGCCGGCCTGGCTCGACGACGCCCGGCTGCTCGGCGACCCGGTGGCGGAGCCGTGA
- a CDS encoding extracellular solute-binding protein — protein MLTRRGRATAVLVAGALALGMSACGSGGDDGDAEVTDDQRVGAMDDFAVGDQFTATEPIELSMLYRDHPDYPYQEDWLLVTELAERTNVTLDMTFAPLDGFEQRRSLLISGGDAPDIMPVAYGGQETPFVASGALLPVSDYFDLMPNFSAKVAEYGLEEWLDTQRQEDGKIYLLPGLMEFVRPDYTVALRTDILDELGLEMPTSWDELRDVLAAMKAAYPAVTPMTDRFEGKLLLNNTAAATFGFPGAPSGYSGNAATWDEEAGEYVYTAARPEFKEMLEYFHGLVADGLLDPETFTQDDDQAVNKFVSGQAFAITGNSQFMTQYRTSMDETLGAGTYSIAKMPIPTGPAGDVMGGRPIESGMMLSADAADNDTFVAMMQFIDWLYYSDEGLEFTTWGVEGTTFEKDADGVRSFTEDVDFLSLNPGASTNLRTDYGFFNGVFMLTQGTTEDLMNSMLPDDERAWREQMVQTKEVLPPPPPAPMNELDLEQVALWQSALGDYADQNTLQFILGTRDLAEFDDFVAELDGKGMTQYIDKVNEAQRAFAESS, from the coding sequence GTGCTGACACGACGAGGACGGGCCACCGCGGTGCTGGTCGCCGGGGCCCTGGCGCTCGGGATGAGCGCGTGCGGCTCGGGCGGGGACGACGGGGACGCCGAGGTGACCGACGACCAGCGGGTCGGCGCGATGGACGACTTCGCGGTGGGCGACCAGTTCACCGCGACCGAGCCCATCGAGCTGTCCATGCTGTACCGCGACCACCCGGACTACCCGTACCAGGAGGACTGGCTGCTGGTCACCGAGCTCGCGGAGCGCACGAACGTCACGCTGGACATGACGTTCGCCCCGCTGGACGGGTTCGAGCAGCGGCGCAGCCTGCTGATCTCCGGCGGCGACGCCCCGGACATCATGCCGGTGGCGTACGGCGGCCAGGAGACCCCGTTCGTCGCGTCCGGCGCGCTGCTGCCGGTGAGCGACTACTTCGACCTGATGCCGAACTTCTCCGCGAAGGTCGCGGAGTACGGGCTGGAGGAGTGGCTCGACACGCAGCGGCAGGAGGACGGCAAGATCTACCTGCTGCCCGGGCTGATGGAGTTCGTCCGGCCCGACTACACCGTCGCGCTGCGCACCGACATCCTCGACGAGCTCGGCCTCGAGATGCCGACGTCCTGGGACGAGCTGCGCGACGTGCTCGCCGCGATGAAGGCGGCCTACCCGGCCGTCACCCCGATGACGGACCGCTTCGAGGGCAAGCTGCTGCTGAACAACACGGCCGCGGCGACCTTCGGGTTCCCCGGCGCCCCGAGCGGCTACTCCGGCAACGCCGCCACCTGGGACGAGGAGGCCGGCGAGTACGTCTACACGGCCGCCCGCCCGGAGTTCAAGGAGATGCTCGAGTACTTCCACGGGCTCGTCGCGGACGGCCTGCTCGACCCGGAGACGTTCACCCAGGACGACGACCAGGCGGTGAACAAGTTCGTCTCCGGCCAGGCGTTCGCCATCACGGGCAACTCGCAGTTCATGACGCAGTACCGCACGTCCATGGACGAGACCCTGGGCGCCGGCACGTACTCGATCGCGAAGATGCCGATCCCGACCGGCCCGGCCGGCGACGTCATGGGCGGCCGGCCGATCGAGAGCGGCATGATGCTCTCCGCCGACGCCGCCGACAACGACACCTTCGTCGCGATGATGCAGTTCATCGACTGGCTGTACTACTCCGACGAGGGCCTGGAGTTCACCACCTGGGGCGTCGAGGGCACCACGTTCGAGAAGGACGCCGACGGCGTGCGCTCGTTCACCGAGGACGTCGACTTCCTCAGCCTGAACCCGGGCGCGTCCACGAACCTGCGCACCGACTACGGCTTCTTCAACGGGGTGTTCATGCTGACGCAGGGCACCACCGAGGACCTGATGAACTCGATGCTCCCGGACGACGAGCGGGCGTGGCGCGAGCAGATGGTGCAGACCAAGGAGGTCCTGCCGCCCCCGCCGCCCGCGCCGATGAACGAGCTGGACCTGGAGCAGGTGGCCCTGTGGCAGTCCGCCCTCGGGGACTACGCCGACCAGAACACGCTGCAGTTCATCCTGGGCACCCGGGACCTCGCGGAGTTCGACGACTTCGTCGCCGAGCTCGACGGCAAGGGCATGACGCAGTACATCGACAAGGTCAACGAGGCGCAGCGCGCCTTCGCCGAGTCGAGCTGA
- a CDS encoding carbohydrate ABC transporter permease: MVTSTTRALRPTVVKDSRGYRVFRVANATVLVLVCLVMLYPFANVIAQSFSSEAYISRGEVSFWPRGFNTDTYGRVMADRLFWLNYRNTVVYTVVATSIAIVLTTTYAYVLSKRGLRGRTFFIGAAMLTMFFNGGLIPNYILINQLGFKNTLWAIVLPNAISVFNLLVMKSFFENQPEELEEAAAIDGLDTYGRLWRIVLPLSKAVVATMLLFYAVTFWNSWFAAFLYMDDKELYPVTVYLRNLLASASTAASVGGGSTDNITQVASNIKAVTMTLTVLPILAVYPFVQRYFVSGVMLGAVKG; encoded by the coding sequence GTGGTGACGTCGACGACGCGGGCGCTGCGCCCCACGGTGGTGAAGGACAGCCGCGGCTACCGGGTGTTCCGGGTCGCGAACGCGACCGTGCTGGTGCTGGTGTGCCTGGTGATGCTGTACCCGTTCGCGAACGTCATCGCGCAGTCGTTCAGCTCCGAGGCGTACATCTCCCGCGGGGAGGTGTCGTTCTGGCCCCGCGGGTTCAACACCGACACGTACGGCCGGGTCATGGCGGACCGGCTGTTCTGGCTGAACTACCGGAACACCGTCGTCTACACGGTCGTGGCGACGAGCATCGCGATCGTCCTGACGACGACCTACGCGTACGTGCTGTCGAAGCGCGGGCTGCGCGGGCGGACGTTCTTCATCGGCGCCGCGATGCTGACCATGTTCTTCAACGGCGGCCTGATCCCGAACTACATCCTCATCAACCAGCTCGGCTTCAAGAACACCCTGTGGGCGATCGTCCTGCCCAACGCGATCAGCGTGTTCAACCTGCTGGTGATGAAGTCGTTCTTCGAGAACCAGCCGGAGGAGCTCGAGGAGGCCGCGGCCATCGACGGCCTCGACACCTACGGCCGGCTGTGGCGGATCGTGCTCCCGCTGAGCAAGGCGGTGGTCGCCACGATGCTGCTGTTCTACGCGGTGACGTTCTGGAACTCCTGGTTCGCCGCGTTCCTCTACATGGACGACAAGGAGCTCTACCCGGTCACCGTGTACCTGCGGAACCTGCTCGCGTCCGCGAGCACCGCGGCGTCCGTCGGCGGGGGCTCGACCGACAACATCACGCAGGTCGCCTCCAACATCAAGGCCGTCACGATGACCCTGACCGTGCTGCCCATCCTCGCGGTCTACCCGTTCGTGCAGAGGTACTTCGTCTCGGGCGTGATGCTCGGGGCCGTCAAGGGGTGA
- a CDS encoding ABC transporter permease: MTVQASPPAAPPRADAPPASRRRRAARPPRPRGRAAGKVPWRTALRRDWQLYSLAVLPLLFFAIFRYLPMAGNAIAFRRFRAGGSMFGDEFVGLRYFEMFINDPQFWQVFRNTFILGGLTFLVCFPLPIVLALMLNEVRLRAFKRVLQSISYLPHFMSIVIVAGMVLQLVSLNGTVNHIVTALGGDPIAFIQEPGWFRTIYVSSEVWQTVGWGTILYLAALSGIDGNLYEAARIDGANRWRQTWHVTLPGIRPTMVTLLILNIGTFMAVGFEKVLLLYNPLTYPTADVISTYLYRLGILSGNFSYAAAIGLFESVIGLTLILSANAISRRAVGTSLW, encoded by the coding sequence GTGACGGTCCAGGCGTCGCCCCCGGCGGCCCCGCCCCGCGCCGACGCACCCCCCGCGTCCCGGCGCCGCCGCGCCGCCCGACCGCCGCGCCCGCGCGGCCGCGCCGCGGGCAAGGTCCCCTGGCGGACGGCCCTGCGCCGCGACTGGCAGCTCTACTCCCTCGCCGTCCTGCCGCTGCTGTTCTTCGCGATCTTCCGGTACCTGCCGATGGCCGGCAACGCCATCGCGTTCCGGCGGTTCCGGGCGGGCGGCTCGATGTTCGGCGACGAGTTCGTCGGCCTGCGGTACTTCGAGATGTTCATCAACGACCCGCAGTTCTGGCAGGTCTTCCGGAACACCTTCATCCTCGGCGGCCTGACGTTCCTCGTCTGCTTCCCGCTGCCGATCGTGCTGGCGCTGATGCTGAACGAGGTCCGGCTCCGCGCGTTCAAGCGGGTGCTGCAGTCGATCTCCTACCTGCCGCACTTCATGTCGATCGTCATCGTCGCCGGCATGGTGCTGCAGCTCGTGTCGCTGAACGGCACGGTGAACCACATCGTCACGGCGCTGGGCGGCGACCCGATCGCGTTCATCCAGGAGCCCGGGTGGTTCCGCACCATCTACGTGAGCTCCGAGGTCTGGCAGACGGTGGGCTGGGGCACGATCCTCTACCTCGCCGCGCTGTCCGGCATCGACGGGAACCTCTACGAGGCGGCCCGGATCGACGGGGCGAACCGGTGGCGGCAGACCTGGCACGTCACGCTGCCGGGCATCCGCCCGACGATGGTCACGCTGCTGATCCTCAACATCGGCACGTTCATGGCGGTCGGGTTCGAGAAGGTCCTGCTGCTGTACAACCCGCTGACGTACCCGACGGCCGACGTGATCTCCACGTACCTGTACCGCCTCGGCATCCTCTCGGGGAACTTCTCCTACGCCGCCGCGATCGGGCTGTTCGAGTCCGTCATCGGCCTGACGTTGATCCTGTCCGCGAACGCGATCTCGCGCCGAGCAGTGGGGACGAGCCTGTGGTGA
- a CDS encoding beta-glucosidase family protein has protein sequence MSDAAPPVWRDVRRPVPERVEALVTAMTLREKVGQLVGLWVGADASGGDVAPHQGDMTRHARPFDEVVTDGLGQLTRPFGTAPVDPVQGARSLARAQRAVVAASRFGIPAQVHEECLAGFATWGATAYPVPLSWGATFDPSLVQEMAAQIGAAMRSVGVHQGLAPVLDVVRDYRWGRVEETIGEDPCLVGTVGAAYVRGLEGAGVVATLKHFAGYSGSRAGRNHAPVSAGPREMADVFYPPFETALREGGARSVMNSYAEVDGVPAAADERLLTGLLRDAWGFDGVVVADYFAVAFLRTLQRVAGSDGEAAGRALAAGVDVELPSVHTYGEPLIEAVRAGQVPEALVDRALRRVLTQKVELGLLDPAWSPDVAGEPELDGPEQRATALRLAQEAVVLLENAGGTLPLRPDARLAVLGPLADDPYAMLGCYSFPAHVGVHHPEHPMGIEIPTVLAALRAAHAGDVTHAPGCAVQEPGRDGFAEAVALAAAADVAVVAVGDQAGLFGRGTSGEGNDVADLRLPGEQHALVEAVLATGTPVVVLVLSGRPYALGAFAGRAGALVQTFFPGQQGGPAIAGVLTGAVDPSGHLPVGIPRDPGSQPSTYLAPPLGRRTEVSHLDPTPLFAFGHGTSYAEPDWGEVTCDAERWPVDGEVRVEVVLRNPHDRPVADVVQVYLHDPVAEVTRPESRLVAYRRVELAPGAEAAVTFAVHADLTAFAGLDAGPGAGPGAGLVVEPGDVELRVARSSADVHRAVPLVLVGGRRRVGPDRVLVATSAVRVAEAVRS, from the coding sequence ATGAGCGACGCAGCACCCCCGGTCTGGCGCGACGTGCGCCGGCCGGTCCCCGAGCGGGTCGAGGCCCTCGTGACGGCGATGACCCTGCGCGAGAAGGTCGGGCAGCTCGTCGGGCTCTGGGTCGGCGCGGACGCCTCCGGCGGCGACGTCGCCCCGCACCAGGGCGACATGACCCGGCACGCGCGGCCGTTCGACGAGGTGGTCACCGACGGGCTCGGGCAGCTGACCCGCCCCTTCGGGACGGCGCCGGTCGACCCGGTGCAGGGCGCGCGGTCCCTCGCCCGGGCGCAGCGCGCCGTCGTGGCCGCCAGCCGGTTCGGCATCCCGGCGCAGGTGCACGAGGAGTGCCTGGCGGGATTCGCCACCTGGGGCGCGACCGCGTACCCGGTGCCGCTGTCCTGGGGCGCGACGTTCGACCCGTCGCTGGTGCAGGAGATGGCCGCGCAGATCGGCGCCGCGATGCGGTCGGTCGGCGTCCACCAGGGCCTGGCGCCGGTGCTCGACGTCGTCCGGGACTACCGGTGGGGGCGCGTCGAGGAGACCATCGGCGAGGACCCGTGCCTGGTCGGGACGGTCGGCGCCGCGTACGTGCGCGGGCTGGAGGGGGCCGGCGTCGTCGCGACGCTCAAGCACTTCGCCGGGTACTCCGGCTCGCGGGCCGGGCGCAACCACGCGCCGGTGTCGGCGGGGCCGCGCGAGATGGCCGACGTCTTCTACCCGCCGTTCGAGACCGCGCTGCGCGAGGGCGGGGCGCGCTCGGTGATGAACTCCTACGCCGAGGTGGACGGCGTGCCCGCCGCCGCGGACGAACGGCTGCTGACCGGCCTGCTCCGGGATGCGTGGGGCTTCGACGGGGTCGTCGTCGCCGACTACTTCGCGGTCGCGTTCCTGCGCACCCTCCAGCGCGTCGCGGGCAGCGACGGCGAGGCCGCGGGCCGGGCGCTCGCGGCCGGCGTCGACGTCGAGCTGCCCTCGGTGCACACGTACGGCGAGCCGCTGATCGAGGCGGTGCGCGCGGGGCAGGTCCCCGAGGCGCTCGTCGACCGCGCCCTGCGCCGCGTGCTCACCCAGAAGGTGGAGCTCGGCCTGCTCGACCCGGCCTGGTCCCCGGACGTCGCCGGCGAGCCGGAGCTCGACGGGCCGGAGCAGCGGGCGACCGCGCTGCGGCTCGCGCAGGAGGCCGTCGTGCTGCTGGAGAACGCCGGCGGCACGCTGCCGCTGCGCCCCGACGCTCGGCTCGCGGTGCTCGGGCCGCTCGCGGACGACCCGTACGCGATGCTCGGCTGCTACTCCTTCCCGGCGCACGTCGGGGTGCACCACCCCGAGCACCCGATGGGCATCGAGATCCCCACGGTGCTGGCGGCGCTGCGCGCGGCCCACGCGGGCGACGTGACGCACGCCCCCGGCTGCGCCGTGCAGGAACCCGGGCGCGACGGGTTCGCCGAGGCCGTCGCGCTCGCGGCCGCCGCGGACGTCGCCGTCGTCGCGGTGGGCGACCAGGCCGGGCTGTTCGGCCGCGGCACCTCCGGGGAGGGCAACGACGTCGCGGACCTGCGGCTGCCCGGCGAGCAGCACGCGCTGGTCGAGGCCGTCCTCGCGACGGGGACCCCGGTCGTCGTGCTGGTGCTCTCGGGCCGGCCGTACGCGCTCGGGGCGTTCGCCGGCCGCGCGGGCGCGCTGGTGCAGACCTTCTTCCCCGGCCAGCAGGGCGGTCCCGCGATCGCGGGCGTGCTGACCGGGGCGGTGGACCCGTCCGGGCACCTGCCGGTCGGCATCCCGCGCGATCCCGGCTCGCAGCCGTCCACCTACCTCGCGCCCCCGCTCGGCCGCCGGACCGAGGTGTCGCACCTCGACCCCACGCCGCTGTTCGCCTTCGGGCACGGGACGTCGTACGCCGAGCCGGACTGGGGCGAGGTGACCTGCGACGCGGAGCGCTGGCCGGTCGACGGCGAGGTGCGCGTCGAGGTGGTGCTCCGCAACCCGCACGACCGCCCGGTCGCCGACGTGGTGCAGGTGTACCTGCACGACCCGGTCGCCGAGGTGACCCGGCCGGAGTCCCGCCTGGTGGCGTACCGCCGGGTGGAGCTCGCGCCCGGGGCCGAGGCCGCGGTGACGTTCGCGGTGCACGCGGACCTGACGGCCTTCGCGGGGCTGGACGCCGGGCCGGGAGCCGGGCCGGGCGCGGGGCTCGTCGTCGAGCCCGGCGACGTCGAGCTCCGCGTCGCGCGGTCCAGCGCGGACGTGCACCGCGCCGTGCCGCTGGTGCTCGTCGGCGGCCGGCGCCGCGTGGGCCCCGACCGGGTGCTCGTCGCGACCTCCGCGGTGCGCGTCGCCGAGGCGGTGCGGTCGTGA